Within Synechococcus sp. NB0720_010, the genomic segment CAAGCAGCGGCAGGCCAGCGAGAAGCTGATCAATGAGCTGGGCTGGCGGGACTACTGGCAGCGGCTCTGGGAGCAACTGGGCGATGGGATCTGGAGCGACCAGGAACCGCTCAAGACCGGCCATCACCCCGGGGCCTATGCACCGGAACTCCCCGCCGACATCACCGAAGGCCGCACGGGGCTGGCCTGCATGGATGGCTTCAGCCAGGAGCTGCAGCAGACGGGCTGGCTGCACAACCACGCCCGGATGTGGCTGGCGGCCTACGTCGTCCACTGGCGGCGCATCCGCTGGCAGGCGGGCGCCCAGTGGTTCCTGCGCCACCTGCTGGATGGGGACCCGGCCAGCAACAACCTCAGTTGGCAATGGGTGGCTAGCAGCTTCAGCCACAAGCCCTACTTCTTCAACCGCTCCAACCTGGAGCGCTACAGCGATGGCCGCTACTGCCAGGACTGCAGCCTGAGCGCCAAAGGCTGTCCGTTTGAAGCCAGCTACGAGCAGCTCGAGCAGCGCCTGTTCCAGCAACCACCCGCGATCCGCGAGACGGGTGATCGCACGAGCCGCAGACAGCGCCCCTCGAGCTCCAAAGCCTCCGCCTTCAGCCGCCCTGCCAAGCCCAACCGATGAAGAACCCGATCCTTTGGCTACACGGGGACGCCCTGGGCCCCAGCAACCCTGCCCTGTTGGCCCACCCCGGCCAGCCGGCGGTGTTCGTCTTCGACCGAGAACTGCTGCGGGGCAACAGTCCCACCACCGCCGATCCCCAGGGGACGGCCGAGCCGGTCAGCCTCAAACGCATCGGCTTTCTGTATGAGTGCCTGCTGGAGCTGCCCGTGACCCTGCGCCAGGGGGATGTGGCCAGCGAGGTGCTGCGCTTTGCCCAAGCCCAT encodes:
- a CDS encoding FAD-binding domain-containing protein, which translates into the protein MASPTPCGVPLNWEEHPGDLPRKFSDRSALEHTLQQLFPEASGSLSPIQGGRSQADALLNKVQPERYAKARNFLSGPVTRLSPYIRHGAISLAEVRDAVFARTKQRQASEKLINELGWRDYWQRLWEQLGDGIWSDQEPLKTGHHPGAYAPELPADITEGRTGLACMDGFSQELQQTGWLHNHARMWLAAYVVHWRRIRWQAGAQWFLRHLLDGDPASNNLSWQWVASSFSHKPYFFNRSNLERYSDGRYCQDCSLSAKGCPFEASYEQLEQRLFQQPPAIRETGDRTSRRQRPSSSKASAFSRPAKPNR
- a CDS encoding deoxyribodipyrimidine photo-lyase; the protein is MKNPILWLHGDALGPSNPALLAHPGQPAVFVFDRELLRGNSPTTADPQGTAEPVSLKRIGFLYECLLELPVTLRQGDVASEVLRFAQAHGADGIVTSSSVDPRVGSICRTLEQSLPVVQLEPTAFVELEEGVNLGRFSRYWRQAEREVWADWAPQA